The Limisphaera ngatamarikiensis nucleotide sequence GTTGTGGACCGGCGGGTTTTCGTACGGGGTCAGCTCGTGGTCGTTCCCAGACGGGCGGTTGCTGAAGAATTTCTGGCCTGGTGACCGTTGCTTCGAGGCCGATATCAACCCGCTGGCTGGACGGGCGGCCATGGTTACGAGATCCAATCAGTTGGTGGTGGTTTCATTGGACTCGGGGGCCGAGGTGTTGAGGACGGACGCATGGCAACTTGAGAAGCCTTTGCTTTCGCCCGGAGGCGAGTTCGTCGTACTGGGCATTGGATATCCGTACCTCCCGCCGGATGGGTTTCCGTATTCCCTCCGGGTCCTTCGCCTCGCTGATGGTGGCGTCTTGGAACCCAAATGGCTGGCGGACGAGAGGAGATTTGTGCCGGTGGGATTTGTGGGTAATTCGGACTTTGTGGCCCTGAGCGGCCCTGGCGGGACCATGCAATCCGTGGCCAGGTTCCGGATCGGCCAGCATTTACCCGTTTGGGAGCAAAATCTGGAGGTGTGGCTGGCGGCTGTCTCACCATCAGGACAGCGCCTGATTGGGATTCGAGATCGGCAACCGTTTGTGGTGGATCTGTCGGATGGGCGGATCGAGGCCGAGTGGACGTCCCTGGGAACGAATGTGGATGCGGTGGCATGGTCACCGAGAGGCGATCAGGTGGCCTTTGCAATGCGGGATCGGTTCGTCGAGATTCGTAATGCCTCCGATGGGGAGCTCGTGCGCCGGTTGGGTCCGTGGCCCCAAGGTGGCTTGGCCAGCGGGGTGGCGTGGTCGCCGGATGGACGTTTCCTCCTGGTTTCCACCTTGGAGCAGCTGTGGTGTTGGGACCTTTCCTCGGATGATCCACCGCGGGGCTTTTATCGGTTGACCGGCACTGGGCCGATTGCCTCGGACGGTCCGGGTTCACGGGTGGTGGTGAGTGACTCTTTCAACGGGCTGTTTGCCTTTGACGGAGCTACGGGCGAGGAGCTCTGGCATCGGGCTGCTCCGGCGAGGTTCATCAAGGATGCTCTGGCCGTGTCACCGGGGGGCGATCGGGTCGCCCTGGGTTTTGACGACGGGACATGCGAGCTGTGGCGTGCAGACGATGGAACCTTGCAAACCACCGTTCGACTTTTCGGTCCCGGCTCGGTGGTCGGTTCTCAGGACCTCAGGATCATGATCATGTCGTGGTCAGAGGACGGACAGTGGTTTGTGGCTGCGAACGAACGTCGCCTGCTGAAGGTCTTCGACGCTTCATGGGCTGTGGCTGCACAAGCCGAGATTACCGGCCTGGTCTCGGCAGGGTTTGACCCGGCGGGGGACCGGCTCATCGTCGGACTGACCGACAAAACGCGGCGCGTGCTCTCCCGTGCCACTCTTGAAACCCGGTTCACACTACCGCCGGGGCTTTCGGTGGGGTGGCGCCGTGGAAGCGGTGAGTACATCATGTTGGCCACCGGCGATGTCGGATCCGAGCTGATGTTCTGGCGCTGGGAGGACGGCACGCTTTTGGATCGCCGATCGCTGCCGGTAGATCCTCAAACCGCATATCTGAGTCCGGACGGGCGGTTGCTGTTGGTGAAGGAACGGAACGGGCTCCTCACGGTTTGGGAGATTGACACCGGACGCTGCGTCCTTCGCCTGGGTGGCAAACTCGCGGCTCCGCTGGCTCGCATTTTGGTGCACGGCGAGAGGGGCGAGATGACGGTGCTGCGGACCGACAGGGTCGTGATGCGATTGCCCGTCCCCTGGGTGTTGCAGGTGAGGAGAGATGGCGGAGAAGTCTGGCTGGATCCGATCGGGCTGGCCGGCCGGTTTCAACTGGAAACCCGGACGGGATGGGACGCTCCCTGGGAGCCCTGGGGTGGGGCGTTCACGGGCACTGTTCGGTTGTCGGCGGACGAAGCCGCATGCAGATGGATCCGGGCGCGCTGGTTGGGTGCCGGGGAGTAGGGTCATGCGGTTTTGAGCCCGTGCAGGGCCTTGCTGGTGCTGCCCTTCGAGCGGGATTGCGAAACGGGGAGTCACCGCCGGTTCAACACTCCCCGCGAATG carries:
- a CDS encoding WD40 repeat domain-containing protein yields the protein LWTGGFSYGVSSWSFPDGRLLKNFWPGDRCFEADINPLAGRAAMVTRSNQLVVVSLDSGAEVLRTDAWQLEKPLLSPGGEFVVLGIGYPYLPPDGFPYSLRVLRLADGGVLEPKWLADERRFVPVGFVGNSDFVALSGPGGTMQSVARFRIGQHLPVWEQNLEVWLAAVSPSGQRLIGIRDRQPFVVDLSDGRIEAEWTSLGTNVDAVAWSPRGDQVAFAMRDRFVEIRNASDGELVRRLGPWPQGGLASGVAWSPDGRFLLVSTLEQLWCWDLSSDDPPRGFYRLTGTGPIASDGPGSRVVVSDSFNGLFAFDGATGEELWHRAAPARFIKDALAVSPGGDRVALGFDDGTCELWRADDGTLQTTVRLFGPGSVVGSQDLRIMIMSWSEDGQWFVAANERRLLKVFDASWAVAAQAEITGLVSAGFDPAGDRLIVGLTDKTRRVLSRATLETRFTLPPGLSVGWRRGSGEYIMLATGDVGSELMFWRWEDGTLLDRRSLPVDPQTAYLSPDGRLLLVKERNGLLTVWEIDTGRCVLRLGGKLAAPLARILVHGERGEMTVLRTDRVVMRLPVPWVLQVRRDGGEVWLDPIGLAGRFQLETRTGWDAPWEPWGGAFTGTVRLSADEAACRWIRARWLGAGE